From the genome of Streptomyces spinoverrucosus:
CCGCCGGTCAGCACGCCCTGCGGGACCGGCGGCGCGCCGGCGAGCTGGAGGACGTAACGCAGGGGCACGCCGGTGGGCACCTCGATGACCATGGGGCGGGCGACGGCGCCGGAGACCGTCAGCATGACGGTGCCGGGCTCGTCGTACAGACCGGTGTTGCCGTAGCGCTCCGGGCCGATGCGGGCGGCGATGGCCAGCTGGGCGAACGTCTCGGCGTTGGACAGCAGGGTGGGGGCGCCGCCGACGCCGCTCTGCGAGGCGCTGATCTTGCGGCCGGGCGGGATCGCCGGGCCGCCGTCGATCGAGCGGATCAGGGAGGCTGCGGCGCCGGTGACCATGCGGACCGGATTCCGCTGCACGCGCGCGCGGAGAGCCGATCGGCGTCCGTTGCTGAGGCCGCGTTCGGCGAGCGCGGCCTCCATGGAGCGCTGCGTCGACTCACGGGTGACCCCCACCACGAGCGTGCGGGCACCGAGCGCCTCGGCACACAGCAGGGCGCCGTCGAGGATCAGGTGCGGAGCGCGGTTGATCAGCACCGTGTCCTTGCGGCAGGCCGGTTCGTCCTCGCTGCCGTTGACGACGACGACCGGCCGGACGCCGCGCTTGATCGCCGATTCGGCGACCGAGCGCAGCTTCTTGTGGAAGGGGAAGCCCGCGCCGCCGCGGCCCTTGAGGTTGATGCGTTCGGCGAGCTGCGCGAGCTGCTCGCCGCCCATGGGTTCGAGCGGCCCATGCACTTTCAGGTGCATGGGCAGATCGAGTCTTTCGACAAGGTCGAAGCCTGACGTGAGCTGAGGAAGGCCGACCACGCGGACTTCTGGGACGTCGGGCAGGGCCTCGTTCACTTAAAGCCTCCGGAAGGCGTGTTCCAAGGTTCGCCCGAACCCGGTGCGTCGAAGTCGTAGGACGCACCGGGCAGTGTTTCAGTGGCGGGACCGCTGTTGTTGTACGTGTCATCCGGGTAGTACGTGCCGAAGGCGGCGTTCATCTCACCGGTGTCGTACACATCACTTGATCCATAGCCGGACGCGCCCGAATTGCCATAGGCCGGGATGTTGTATCCCGTGTCCTGGAGGGGGTCGTAGGCCGACGGGGGTGCCTCGCCGACCGGGGGCGGGGACGGGATCGGCCAGGAGCCGGAGGTGCTGCCGCCGGTGTCCACGCGCGGGAAGGCCTCCGTGGGCTGCGCGTCGAACGGCAACTCCACGGGCGCGGTCTGGCCGCCCGGGGAGGGCTGCTGCCAGGGGCGTGAAGGTGCCGAGACGGCGCGGTAGGCGGCCGAGAACCCGCTCGCGGGCTCCGGTGCGGCAACGCGCTCGGCGGTCTCGTACAGCGGTCCCGCGGGCGCCGCCGTGCGCGACTGGGAGCCCTGCTGGTTCTCGTAACCCGGCAGCGCGGACTCGCCCGCCACCCGGGCCCGGCTCGCCTCGAGCTGTTCGCGGCCCAGTGCCCTCGGCGATCGCAGCAGCGCGGTGATCCCGTCGGCGACCCGGCGCTTGACGGGGCGTGGCGCCGCGCGCAGCGCGAGGGCCGCCGCGACCCCGAGCACCGACAGTCCGTAGAGGAACACGAAGATCGGCTTGGCCGTGCGACCCGCGTAGAGCCCGTGAACCAGGGCCGCGCACCAGGCCGGGTAGGCCAGCATGTGCATGGCCCGCCAGCGTGCCGCGACGGGTGCCGGGGAGGCGAAGCGGTTGCGCAGGGCGCCGGTGACGCCGACGAAGATCATGAGGAGGCCGGCCAGGGTGCCGAGGCCGATGAGGAAGCCCCGGCCCATGAGCTCGTCGTTGTTGGTGAGCAGGAGCCCGAAAGGGATCACCGTGGCGATCCAGGTGGTGTGCTCCAGCGCCAGCTTGACCCCGATGTGCACCAGGAGGAAGACGACGGAGGCGACGGCGGTGCTCCGGTGCACCGCCTGCGCCAGGATCCGCCGACGGGCGTCGAGGAGGATCCGGTCCTGTGCGACGAGTCCCCAGATCACCGAGCAGCTGAGGCAGACGAGTGACAGGACGCCCACGCCGAAGTCGAGGAACACCACGAACGAGGTGTCCGCGGTGCTGTCGTTGGTCGTGTCCGCGACGCCGTCCGCGGTCAGCACGGCGCACCTCCCCACGGCGCGACGCGTTGCGGGAGCGGTGGGGTACTGCGGGGAGACTTCATGGGGCAACTCCGAGCGGTTCGGTAAAGCGGTCCCGGGCCGAACTCTAAGTGGCGCCATACCGATGAGTACGAGGTTTGAGTTATTGCGCTGTTATCAAAGGACAATCTGCTTGTTGTGATGCCCCTTAGTGGCCGTTACGCGAAGTAACCTTTGAACATCATTCAGGTTTTGGCCTGCCGGCACGGCGTGCCGGACGGCCCCGAAGTCCGTCGCGGCTCGGTCGGCGGCTGCGGTACCCTGACGCCATGCGTGCCGTACGCCTTCTGCTTAGCGGGCCGCGCTGATCAGTCCCGGCCACCGGGTGAGTCGAGTGGCCGGAGTCGGCGCGGCGTCCCCTCCTGTGCGAGGGGATTTTTCGTTTCCGAGGAATCGCAGCCGCTGGCAGAGACGATCGATGGAGCTTTGAGGATCATGAGCGAGACGAACCCCGCAGCCACTGCCGAGGTGGCCGCGCCGCACCGCTACACGGCCGCCATGGCAGCCGAGATCGAGGCACGCTGGCAGGACTTCTGGGACGCCGAGGGCACGTACGCGGCACCCAACCCCAACGGTGACCTGGCGGGCGACCCCGAGGCGGTCGCCAGGCCCAAGAAGTTCATCATGGACATGTTCCCGTACCCCTCCGGTGCGGGACTGCACGTCGGCCACCCCCTGGGCTACATCGCCACCGACGTCTTCGCGCGCTTCCAGCGCATGACCGGCCACAACGTCCTGCACACCCTGGGCTTCGACGCCTTCGGCCTGCCCGCCGAGCAGTACGCCGTGCAGACCGGCACGCACCCGCGCGTGTCCACCGAGGCCAACATCAAGAACATGCAGAGCCAGCTGCGCCGGCTGGGCCTGGGCCACGACAAGCGCCGGTCGTTCGCCACGATCGACCCGGACTACTACAAGTGGACCCAGTGGATCTTCCTGCAGATCTTCAACTCCTGGTACGACGACGAGGCGCGCAAGGCCCGTCCGATCGCGGACCTGGTCGCGCAGTTCGAGAGCGGTGAGCGCGCGCTGCCCGGCGGGCGCTCCTGGAACGAGCTGAGCGCCGCCGAGCGCGCCGACGTGCTGGGCGAGTACCGCCTGGCGTACGCCTCGGACTCGCCGGTCAACTGGTGTCCCGGACTGGGCACCGTCCTGGCCAACGAGGAGGTCACCGCCGACGGCCGCTCCGAGCGCGGCAACTTCCCGGTCTTCAAGGCCAAGCTGCGCCAGTGGAACATGCGGATCACCGCCTACGCCGAGCGGCTGCTGGAGGACCTGGAGGAGCTGGACTGGCCCGAGGCCATCAAGCTGCAGCAGCGCAACTGGATCGGCCGCTCCGAGGGCGCCCGCGTCGACTTCCCGATCGACGGCGAACACGTCACGGTCTTCACCACCCGCCCGGACACCCTGTTCGGCGCGACCTACATGGTGCTGGCGCCCGAGCACCCGCTGGTCGAGAAGTTCACCCCGGCACAGTGGCCCGAAGGCACCCACCAGATGTGGACCGGCGGTCACCGGACCCCGGCCGACGCCGTCGCCGCGTACCGCGCGCAGGCCGCCGCCAAGTCCGACGTGGAGCGGCAGGCCGAGGCCAAGGACAAGACCGGCGTCTTCATGGGCGCGTTCGCGACCAACCCGGTCAACGGCGAGCGGATCCCGGTCTTCATCGCCGACTACGTGCTGATGGGCTACGGCACCGGCGCGATCATGGCCGTCCCGGCGCACGACAGTCGCGACTTCGAGTTCGCGCGCGCCTTCGAGCTGCCCGTGCGGTGCGTGGTGGAGCCTTCGGACGACCGGGGCACGGATCCGTCGACGTGGGACGACGCCTTCGTCTCGTACGACGCGAAGATCATCAACTCGTCGAACGACGAGATCAGCCTGGACGGCCTGGGCGTCGTCGACGCCAAGGCGCGCATCACCGAGTGGCTGGAGCGGTCCGGTGTCGGCGAGGGCACCGTCAACTTCCGGCTGCGCGACTGGCTGTTCAGCCGGCAGCGCTACTGGGGCGAGCCGTTCCCGATCGTGTACGACGAGGAGGGCATCGCCCACGCCCTGCCCGAGTCGATGCTGCCGCTGGAGCTGCCGGAGGTCGAGGACTACAGCCCGCGCACCTTCGACCCGGACGACGCCGACACCCAGCCCGAGACGCCGCTGTCGCGCAACGAGGACTGGGTCAACGTCACCCTGGACCTGGGTGACGGCCCGAAGAAGTACCGCCGCGAGACCAACACCATGCCCAACTGGGCGGGTTCGTGCTGGTACGAGCTGCGCTACCTGGACCCGCACAACGACGAGGTCCTGGTCGACCCGGACATCGAGCAGTACTGGATGGGCCCGCGCGAGGGCCGGCCGCACGGCGGCGTGGACCTGTACGTGGGCGGTGCCGAGCACGCCGTACTGCACCTGCTGTACGCGCGCTTCTGGTCGAAGGTGCTGTACGACCTGGGGCACGTCTCGTCCGCCGAGCCGTTCCACAAGCTGTTCAACCAGGGCATGATCCAGGCCTACGTCTACCGGGACAGCCGCGGCATCGCGGTGCCGGCCGCCGAGGTGGAGGAGCGCGACGGCGCGTACTACTACCAGGGCGAGCAGGTCACCCGGCTGCTGGGCAAGATGGGCAAGTCCCTGAAGAACGCGGTCACTCCGGACGAGATCTCCGCCGAGTACGGCGCCGACACGCTGCGGCTGTACGAGATGGCGATGGGTCCGCTGGACGTGTCGCGGCCGTGGGACACGCGCGCGGTGGTCGGCCAGTTCCGGCTGCTGCAGCGGCTGTGGCGCAACATCGTCGACGAGGCCACCGGTGAGGTGACGGTCGTCGACGTGGCGCCCGCCGACATCGACGAGGAGACGCTGCGGGCGCTGCACAAGGCGATCGACGGCGTGCGGGGTGACCTGGAGGGCATGCGGTTCAACACCGCGATCGCCAAGGTCACCGAGCTGAACAACCACCTGACCAAGGCGGGCGGGGCGGTGCCGCGGCCGGTCGCCGAGGGGCTGGTGCTGATGGTCGCGCCGCTGGCGCCACACATTGCCGAGGAGCTGTGGCGGAAGCTGGGGCACACGGACTCCGTGGTCCACCAGGACTTCCCCGTCGCCGACCCGGCGTACGTCGTGGACGAGACCGTGACCTGTGTGGTGCAGGTCAAGGGCAAGGTCAAGGCGCGGCTGGAGGTGTCGCCGGCGATCTCCGAGGAGGAGCTGGAGAAGGTGGCGCTGGCCGACGAGAAGGTGGTCGCGGCGCTGGGTGGGGCCGGGATTCGGAAGGTGATCGTTCGGGCGCCGAAGCTGGTGAA
Proteins encoded in this window:
- a CDS encoding NADH-quinone oxidoreductase subunit NuoF family protein; translation: MNEALPDVPEVRVVGLPQLTSGFDLVERLDLPMHLKVHGPLEPMGGEQLAQLAERINLKGRGGAGFPFHKKLRSVAESAIKRGVRPVVVVNGSEDEPACRKDTVLINRAPHLILDGALLCAEALGARTLVVGVTRESTQRSMEAALAERGLSNGRRSALRARVQRNPVRMVTGAAASLIRSIDGGPAIPPGRKISASQSGVGGAPTLLSNAETFAQLAIAARIGPERYGNTGLYDEPGTVMLTVSGAVARPMVIEVPTGVPLRYVLQLAGAPPVPQGVLTGGYHGKWIDAATVNEAIVSRNSLDAVGGSLGAGAILPISQETCPLGESLRVAQWLAEESAGQCGPCYLGLPAAARGMEDILNGGGPAALEALKQVAKNVKRRGACSHPDGSAMFLESTVKAFTDDLAAHVLGNGCGRPVHGVLPLFEGGRAPTGLPGGTTEENGPSRQKIFVDWTLCRGHGLCADILPEVFELGADGFPTVAQAQVPRRAEDKAMRAVRRCPALALRIEEQAERAPARNNLPVLSQGRGRRALGR
- a CDS encoding cytochrome b/b6 domain-containing protein; the encoded protein is MLTADGVADTTNDSTADTSFVVFLDFGVGVLSLVCLSCSVIWGLVAQDRILLDARRRILAQAVHRSTAVASVVFLLVHIGVKLALEHTTWIATVIPFGLLLTNNDELMGRGFLIGLGTLAGLLMIFVGVTGALRNRFASPAPVAARWRAMHMLAYPAWCAALVHGLYAGRTAKPIFVFLYGLSVLGVAAALALRAAPRPVKRRVADGITALLRSPRALGREQLEASRARVAGESALPGYENQQGSQSRTAAPAGPLYETAERVAAPEPASGFSAAYRAVSAPSRPWQQPSPGGQTAPVELPFDAQPTEAFPRVDTGGSTSGSWPIPSPPPVGEAPPSAYDPLQDTGYNIPAYGNSGASGYGSSDVYDTGEMNAAFGTYYPDDTYNNSGPATETLPGASYDFDAPGSGEPWNTPSGGFK
- the leuS gene encoding leucine--tRNA ligase, encoding MSETNPAATAEVAAPHRYTAAMAAEIEARWQDFWDAEGTYAAPNPNGDLAGDPEAVARPKKFIMDMFPYPSGAGLHVGHPLGYIATDVFARFQRMTGHNVLHTLGFDAFGLPAEQYAVQTGTHPRVSTEANIKNMQSQLRRLGLGHDKRRSFATIDPDYYKWTQWIFLQIFNSWYDDEARKARPIADLVAQFESGERALPGGRSWNELSAAERADVLGEYRLAYASDSPVNWCPGLGTVLANEEVTADGRSERGNFPVFKAKLRQWNMRITAYAERLLEDLEELDWPEAIKLQQRNWIGRSEGARVDFPIDGEHVTVFTTRPDTLFGATYMVLAPEHPLVEKFTPAQWPEGTHQMWTGGHRTPADAVAAYRAQAAAKSDVERQAEAKDKTGVFMGAFATNPVNGERIPVFIADYVLMGYGTGAIMAVPAHDSRDFEFARAFELPVRCVVEPSDDRGTDPSTWDDAFVSYDAKIINSSNDEISLDGLGVVDAKARITEWLERSGVGEGTVNFRLRDWLFSRQRYWGEPFPIVYDEEGIAHALPESMLPLELPEVEDYSPRTFDPDDADTQPETPLSRNEDWVNVTLDLGDGPKKYRRETNTMPNWAGSCWYELRYLDPHNDEVLVDPDIEQYWMGPREGRPHGGVDLYVGGAEHAVLHLLYARFWSKVLYDLGHVSSAEPFHKLFNQGMIQAYVYRDSRGIAVPAAEVEERDGAYYYQGEQVTRLLGKMGKSLKNAVTPDEISAEYGADTLRLYEMAMGPLDVSRPWDTRAVVGQFRLLQRLWRNIVDEATGEVTVVDVAPADIDEETLRALHKAIDGVRGDLEGMRFNTAIAKVTELNNHLTKAGGAVPRPVAEGLVLMVAPLAPHIAEELWRKLGHTDSVVHQDFPVADPAYVVDETVTCVVQVKGKVKARLEVSPAISEEELEKVALADEKVVAALGGAGIRKVIVRAPKLVNIVPA